In the Kitasatospora terrestris genome, one interval contains:
- a CDS encoding FAD binding domain-containing protein → MDLNTVTEVVRRPPARPDPDWREGDAWLAGGTFLFSTEQPELRRLIDLTSLGWAPLVADGSGLEIGATCTIRDLYAFGPPREWTAGPLIATACEAFLSSFKVWNAATVGGNICLSLPAGPMITLTVALEAGYELWAPDGSTRVVDALEFVTGNNRNVLGPGELLRRIRIPTGALRKRAVHRRFELTRLGRSTVFLIGTQTPGRDDLLLTVTAGTTRPVRIAFDAMPDARTLQHSIDVIPADVWFADPNGTPEHRRHLTKHFTEEIRHELVTGSPA, encoded by the coding sequence ATGGACCTCAACACCGTCACCGAGGTCGTCCGGCGTCCGCCCGCCCGACCCGATCCGGACTGGCGCGAAGGCGATGCCTGGCTCGCGGGCGGCACCTTCCTGTTCTCGACCGAGCAGCCGGAGCTGCGCCGCCTGATCGACCTGACGTCCCTGGGCTGGGCCCCGCTCGTCGCGGACGGGAGCGGCCTGGAGATCGGTGCGACCTGCACGATCCGGGACCTGTACGCGTTCGGGCCGCCGCGGGAGTGGACCGCGGGCCCGCTGATCGCCACTGCCTGCGAGGCGTTCCTGTCCTCGTTCAAGGTATGGAACGCGGCGACCGTCGGCGGCAACATCTGCCTCTCGCTGCCCGCCGGACCGATGATCACCCTCACGGTCGCCCTGGAGGCCGGGTACGAGCTGTGGGCGCCCGACGGGTCGACCCGGGTCGTCGACGCCCTCGAGTTCGTCACCGGCAACAACCGCAACGTCCTCGGACCGGGCGAACTCCTGCGGCGGATCCGGATCCCGACCGGCGCGCTGCGCAAACGCGCGGTGCACCGCCGCTTCGAGCTGACCCGGCTCGGCCGGTCGACGGTCTTCCTGATCGGCACCCAGACGCCCGGCCGGGACGACCTGTTGCTGACCGTCACCGCCGGGACCACCCGGCCGGTCCGGATCGCCTTCGACGCCATGCCCGACGCGCGGACGCTCCAGCACAGCATCGACGTGATCCCCGCCGACGTCTGGTTCGCCGACCCCAACGGGACGCCCGAGCACCGGCGCCACCTCACCAAGCACTTCACCGAAGAGATCCGTCACGAACTCGTCACCGGGAGCCCCGCATGA
- a CDS encoding MerR family transcriptional regulator yields the protein MRIGELARRSGVSERSLRYYEAQGLLRAERTPGGQREFGEWAVDRVIRVQALYAAGLNSRKIAQLLPCLRDTDGSPSEIATAQLVDELTAERDRIDRMIGDLFRSREVLDEVISTARDNLDGLAR from the coding sequence ATGCGGATCGGCGAGCTGGCCCGCCGCAGCGGGGTGAGCGAACGGTCGCTGCGCTACTACGAGGCGCAAGGGCTGCTACGGGCCGAGCGCACCCCCGGCGGCCAGCGCGAATTCGGCGAATGGGCAGTGGACCGGGTCATCCGCGTCCAAGCGCTGTACGCCGCGGGGCTGAACAGCAGGAAGATCGCGCAGCTGTTGCCGTGCCTGCGCGACACCGACGGCAGCCCGAGCGAGATCGCCACCGCACAGCTGGTCGACGAGCTCACCGCGGAACGGGACCGCATCGACCGGATGATCGGCGACCTGTTCCGCTCCCGCGAGGTGCTGGACGAGGTCATCAGCACCGCGAGGGACAACCTGGACGGCCTCGCCCGGTGA
- a CDS encoding alkene reductase — protein MTNTTVESRLFEPASLSSLRLPNRLVMAPMTRNRASADGVPQPIMATYYAQRATAGLIVAEASTPNAVGQTYPDITAIHNRAHVAGWRRVTDAVRAEGGRMFLQLQHGGRVGHPDNSGLTPVAPSPIPLPETVHTPTGPQDAVVPREMTLDEIRSTVADFAAAARNAVDAGFEGVEVHAANGYLLHQFLARGTNRRTDAYGGPVARRIRFTVEVVRAVADAIGPERVGVRISPGLTVNGIDEGDTEEIYPALVAALADVGPAYLHVVFADPDQPHFHEIRAAWPGTLIANPVLGWGKPLPADGGRRQAERLLSAGADLISLGRPFLANPDLVERLRTGAPINQVRDHGLMYTGGSASYTDYPTLAATGSVDHGRAYESAVL, from the coding sequence ATGACGAACACAACGGTGGAATCCCGCCTCTTCGAGCCCGCGTCCCTCAGCTCCCTCCGCCTGCCGAACCGTCTGGTGATGGCGCCCATGACCCGCAATCGCGCCTCCGCGGACGGCGTCCCACAACCGATCATGGCCACCTACTACGCCCAACGGGCCACCGCCGGACTGATCGTCGCCGAGGCGTCCACCCCCAACGCCGTCGGGCAGACCTACCCCGACATCACGGCGATCCACAACCGTGCGCACGTGGCGGGATGGCGGCGCGTCACCGACGCCGTGCGCGCCGAAGGCGGCCGGATGTTCCTGCAGTTGCAGCACGGCGGCCGGGTCGGCCACCCCGACAACAGCGGCCTCACCCCGGTCGCCCCCTCGCCGATCCCGCTGCCGGAGACCGTCCACACCCCGACCGGACCCCAGGACGCCGTCGTACCGCGCGAGATGACGCTCGACGAGATCCGCTCCACCGTCGCCGACTTCGCGGCCGCCGCCCGCAACGCCGTCGACGCGGGCTTCGAGGGGGTAGAGGTGCACGCCGCCAACGGCTACCTGCTCCACCAGTTCCTGGCCCGGGGGACCAACCGGCGCACCGACGCCTACGGCGGCCCGGTGGCCAGGCGCATCCGGTTCACGGTCGAGGTCGTCCGGGCGGTCGCCGACGCGATCGGCCCCGAACGGGTCGGGGTGCGGATCTCGCCCGGACTGACCGTCAACGGCATCGACGAGGGCGACACCGAGGAGATCTATCCGGCGCTCGTCGCCGCGCTCGCCGACGTCGGCCCGGCCTACCTGCACGTGGTCTTCGCGGATCCGGACCAGCCGCACTTCCACGAGATCCGCGCGGCCTGGCCGGGCACGCTGATCGCCAACCCGGTCCTCGGGTGGGGGAAGCCGCTGCCCGCCGACGGCGGAAGGCGGCAGGCCGAGCGGCTCCTCAGCGCGGGAGCCGACTTGATCTCGCTCGGCCGCCCGTTCCTCGCCAACCCCGACCTGGTCGAACGCCTGCGCACCGGGGCGCCGATCAACCAGGTGCGGGACCACGGCCTGATGTACACGGGCGGGTCGGCCAGCTACACCGACTACCCCACGCTGGCGGCCACCGGCTCCGTCGACCACGGCCGGGCGTACGAGAGCGCCGTGCTCTGA
- a CDS encoding DUF6183 family protein produces MTDEIAEIAAGLPELKDVRELCGMLSRRVERGDLGFVGDLGVELAGMRRDPAAWQDRTVLDHVLRLLATTAGAESVAQVLRVVSRAVPGGPAPARHVAAMLAADQRPEDLAQAFTDAVPQELRACLLHELLLRGAAVTAWADSVPLPEHPLSVLPLTRLEIERRAVRPRGFANGSGVAAYGAWKLRPPNEAFAGPAVLDVTSEKVATAIGSAVAAWPEESNGQLEARVFAFADPLDPVLVPAALPTLGLACLAGAAESSGLVWNFRTPEEAWQVLFAAAYNGGAYGPGLGGAYGRLAAWQSAAALVGAAPDTGAERVEELARRCTWYGFAAGTDWFDQVAWDLGVAVLGPDGRRLAVLAATDTD; encoded by the coding sequence GTGACCGACGAGATCGCGGAGATCGCGGCAGGGCTGCCGGAGCTGAAGGACGTTCGTGAGCTGTGCGGGATGCTCTCCCGCCGGGTCGAGCGGGGCGACCTCGGGTTCGTCGGCGACCTCGGGGTCGAACTGGCCGGGATGCGGCGGGATCCGGCGGCCTGGCAGGACAGGACCGTCCTCGACCACGTGCTGCGGCTGCTCGCGACCACCGCCGGGGCCGAGAGCGTCGCCCAGGTGCTGCGGGTGGTGTCCCGTGCGGTGCCCGGAGGCCCGGCGCCGGCGCGGCACGTTGCGGCGATGCTCGCCGCCGACCAGCGGCCGGAGGACCTGGCGCAGGCGTTCACCGACGCGGTGCCGCAGGAGCTGCGGGCCTGTCTGCTGCACGAGCTGCTGCTCCGGGGCGCCGCGGTCACCGCGTGGGCCGATTCCGTGCCGCTCCCGGAACACCCCTTGTCCGTACTGCCGTTGACGCGCCTGGAGATCGAGCGCCGGGCGGTGCGGCCGCGCGGGTTCGCGAACGGAAGCGGGGTCGCGGCGTACGGCGCGTGGAAGCTCCGGCCGCCGAACGAGGCCTTCGCCGGCCCGGCGGTGCTGGACGTGACGAGCGAGAAGGTCGCCACCGCGATCGGCTCGGCGGTGGCCGCGTGGCCCGAGGAGTCCAACGGGCAGCTGGAAGCCCGGGTCTTCGCGTTCGCGGATCCGCTGGACCCGGTGCTGGTGCCGGCGGCGCTCCCCACCCTGGGGCTGGCCTGTCTCGCGGGCGCGGCGGAGTCGTCGGGCCTGGTGTGGAACTTCCGTACCCCCGAGGAGGCCTGGCAGGTGCTCTTCGCCGCCGCGTACAACGGCGGGGCGTACGGGCCCGGTCTCGGCGGCGCCTACGGCCGGCTGGCGGCGTGGCAGTCGGCGGCCGCGCTGGTGGGAGCCGCCCCCGACACCGGCGCGGAGCGGGTCGAGGAGCTGGCACGGCGCTGCACCTGGTACGGATTCGCCGCCGGGACGGACTGGTTCGACCAGGTCGCGTGGGACCTCGGCGTCGCCGTCCTCGGGCCGGACGGACGACGCCTGGCCGTACTCGCCGCGACCGACACGGACTGA
- a CDS encoding GNAT family N-acetyltransferase translates to MTNFVPLTDRDDWYPAYRRRRLDAHLALGVPAAAAEALVDQSVDPEYDWTAVAIDDADGRRVGRLVLGIVRPQGTPVGRIVELWTDPALDADGGHRRAARGWARAWCAERAAQRMSVVLAEPDETFADLPIRAQSRFKAIASAPEGPSAVLVRPMAEDEFPAWLAEEKEQYVADIVRSGVKTPEEARKQAEQDYLDVLPDGLATPETTVLTVESAGVPVASVWLRHNYLPGVSFLYSVTVGAEHRGRGLGRSAMVLADRAVVAAGDLALLFNVFGGNHVALSLYDSAGYAVLDESRSLPLDG, encoded by the coding sequence ATGACAAACTTCGTACCGCTCACGGACCGAGACGACTGGTACCCGGCCTACCGCCGTCGGCGTCTCGATGCGCACCTGGCGCTCGGCGTACCCGCCGCTGCCGCCGAGGCGCTGGTCGACCAGTCGGTGGACCCGGAGTACGACTGGACGGCGGTGGCGATCGACGACGCCGACGGCCGGCGGGTCGGACGGCTGGTGCTGGGCATCGTCCGTCCGCAGGGCACGCCGGTCGGCCGGATCGTCGAGCTGTGGACCGACCCGGCCCTGGACGCGGACGGCGGTCACCGCCGCGCCGCCCGCGGCTGGGCGCGCGCCTGGTGCGCCGAACGCGCGGCGCAGCGCATGTCGGTGGTCCTCGCCGAGCCGGACGAGACCTTCGCCGACCTGCCGATCCGTGCGCAGAGCCGCTTCAAGGCGATCGCCTCGGCGCCCGAGGGACCGTCGGCGGTCCTCGTCCGTCCGATGGCCGAGGACGAGTTCCCGGCGTGGCTGGCCGAGGAGAAGGAGCAGTACGTCGCCGACATCGTCCGGTCCGGGGTGAAGACGCCGGAGGAGGCCCGGAAACAGGCCGAGCAGGACTACCTGGACGTCCTGCCGGACGGGCTGGCCACCCCGGAGACCACGGTGCTGACCGTGGAGTCCGCGGGGGTGCCGGTCGCCTCGGTCTGGCTGCGCCACAACTATCTGCCGGGCGTCAGCTTCCTGTACTCGGTGACGGTGGGGGCCGAGCACCGGGGCCGGGGGCTGGGGCGGTCCGCGATGGTGCTGGCCGACCGGGCCGTCGTGGCGGCGGGTGACCTGGCGCTGCTGTTCAACGTCTTCGGCGGCAACCACGTGGCCCTGTCGCTGTACGACAGTGCGGGCTACGCGGTCCTCGACGAGAGTCGCTCCCTGCCCCTCGACGGCTGA
- a CDS encoding ABC transporter permease, which translates to MTARFGDLVAAEWIKARSLRSSWWSAVLAVVFVTGCAAAAALSDEAAGDGGFRPWDAFPAAGYWTLMLVAAGVGALGAASEYSSGLICTTTVAVPARGSVVLAKAVVTAAVWTVVGTAAAAGSCLAARAVLGGRQAGVPLGDPGVLRALAASALLAPVCALVGLGLGVLTRHGAAGIGAGVFALLMLPAMLSDGNRWSADVKHALVGAAWKRLVETWEPDPDSLAYTAGVPGSWAVYLLWPLVAVALAVHTVRHRDV; encoded by the coding sequence GTGACCGCGCGTTTCGGCGACCTGGTCGCCGCCGAATGGATCAAGGCCCGCTCGCTGAGGTCGAGTTGGTGGAGTGCTGTGCTCGCGGTGGTGTTCGTGACGGGCTGCGCCGCGGCCGCCGCCCTCTCCGACGAGGCCGCCGGGGACGGCGGCTTCCGTCCGTGGGACGCCTTCCCGGCCGCCGGGTACTGGACGCTGATGCTGGTCGCCGCCGGGGTGGGAGCGCTTGGCGCGGCGAGCGAGTACAGCAGCGGACTGATCTGCACCACGACGGTGGCCGTGCCGGCGCGCGGCTCGGTGGTGCTCGCGAAGGCCGTCGTCACGGCGGCGGTGTGGACGGTGGTCGGGACGGCCGCCGCGGCGGGCTCCTGCCTGGCAGCGCGGGCGGTGCTCGGCGGACGCCAGGCCGGGGTGCCGCTCGGCGACCCCGGGGTCCTGCGGGCACTCGCGGCGTCCGCGCTGCTGGCACCGGTGTGCGCACTGGTCGGGCTGGGACTGGGAGTTCTGACCCGGCACGGTGCGGCCGGCATCGGCGCGGGCGTGTTCGCGCTGCTGATGCTGCCCGCCATGCTCTCCGACGGCAACCGCTGGAGCGCCGACGTCAAGCACGCCCTGGTCGGCGCCGCCTGGAAGCGCCTGGTCGAGACCTGGGAACCGGACCCCGACTCGCTCGCCTACACCGCCGGCGTCCCCGGCTCCTGGGCCGTCTACCTGCTGTGGCCGCTCGTCGCGGTGGCGCTCGCCGTGCACACCGTGCGCCACCGCGACGTGTGA
- a CDS encoding ATP-binding cassette domain-containing protein — MIEVSELTKSYGHRTAVDRLSFTARPGRVTGFLGPNGAGKTTTLRLLLGLDAPTSGTATVDGVPFHRHPRGLRHVGALLDAGHVHRGRSARAHLAALARSNGLPLRRVDEVLAEVGLAEAAGRRVGGFSLGMRQRLGIAGALLGDPPVLVLDEPVNGMDPEGVRWARRLFRRLAGEGRTVFLSSHLMAEMEHTADDLVVIGRGRLIAAEPLRDFAARATRGEVVVGSPQADRLAELLTAAGGTATPAGDEQLVVAGLTAERVGALAHEHRIRLSELTGRTAGLEEAFMELTADSIDYQAGATP; from the coding sequence GTGATCGAAGTCAGCGAACTCACCAAGAGCTACGGCCACCGGACCGCCGTCGACCGGCTGTCCTTCACCGCGCGACCCGGCCGGGTCACCGGATTCCTCGGCCCCAACGGCGCCGGGAAGACCACCACCCTGCGGCTGCTCCTCGGCCTGGACGCGCCCACCTCCGGCACCGCCACCGTCGACGGCGTGCCCTTCCACCGGCACCCGCGCGGGCTGCGGCACGTCGGCGCCCTGCTCGACGCCGGCCACGTCCACCGCGGCCGCAGCGCCCGCGCCCACCTGGCGGCCCTCGCCCGCAGCAACGGACTCCCGCTGCGGCGGGTCGACGAGGTGCTGGCCGAGGTCGGACTGGCGGAGGCGGCCGGGCGGCGGGTCGGCGGCTTCTCGCTCGGCATGCGCCAGCGCCTCGGCATCGCCGGGGCCCTGCTCGGCGACCCGCCGGTGCTGGTCCTCGACGAGCCGGTCAACGGCATGGACCCGGAGGGCGTGCGCTGGGCGCGCCGCCTCTTCCGCCGCCTGGCAGGGGAGGGACGCACCGTGTTCCTCTCCAGTCACCTGATGGCGGAGATGGAGCACACCGCCGACGACCTGGTCGTCATCGGGCGGGGCCGGCTGATCGCCGCCGAGCCGCTCCGGGACTTCGCGGCCCGGGCCACCCGCGGCGAGGTGGTGGTGGGCTCCCCGCAGGCCGACCGACTCGCGGAACTCCTCACCGCCGCGGGCGGAACGGCCACCCCGGCGGGCGACGAGCAGTTGGTGGTGGCCGGCCTGACCGCGGAGCGGGTGGGTGCGCTCGCCCACGAGCACCGGATCCGACTGAGCGAACTCACCGGCAGGACAGCCGGATTGGAGGAAGCATTCATGGAACTCACCGCCGACAGCATCGACTACCAGGCAGGAGCCACCCCGTGA
- a CDS encoding sensor histidine kinase, giving the protein MNDLPAPLRSPVLARAGGAAYLLAVALLFGGAPRASGTVHGIGALLAASLLAGLLRRNPPAALALALLGSTAIVAARPNAAPADLPAAAYQGQFLAYLAADVVLGFTVATRGRRAAAVATAVSCSVQLLVIGVFAHGDNLTVNLLISLLATVAAAIAGLLGRERREHAVALRAQEVVEAVSAERLRIARELHDLVAHSIGVIAIQAGVGARIIATRPDDAAEALRTIETTSRETLAGLRRTLVSLRQADDDDPSLSPTPGLADLERLAAATGDAGVRVELRRTGERRPLPAEVDLSAYRIVQEALTNVVRHAGVGRCRVTVDQGDTELLVEIVDDGRGPVPRGGGSTGFGLIGMRERAALLGGRLSGGPRPEGGFRVAAHLPLPVRTAVEVR; this is encoded by the coding sequence GTGAACGATCTTCCCGCCCCGCTCCGCTCCCCCGTCCTGGCCCGGGCCGGTGGCGCCGCGTACCTGCTCGCGGTGGCCCTGCTGTTCGGCGGCGCGCCACGAGCGTCGGGCACCGTGCACGGGATCGGGGCGCTGCTGGCCGCGAGCCTGCTGGCGGGCCTGCTGCGCCGGAACCCGCCGGCCGCGCTGGCGCTGGCCCTGCTCGGCTCCACCGCCATCGTCGCGGCCCGCCCGAACGCCGCACCCGCCGACCTCCCCGCCGCCGCGTACCAGGGGCAGTTCCTCGCCTACCTCGCGGCCGACGTCGTCCTCGGCTTCACCGTCGCCACCCGGGGCCGGCGGGCCGCGGCCGTCGCCACGGCCGTGTCCTGCTCCGTCCAGCTGCTGGTGATCGGGGTGTTCGCGCACGGCGACAACCTGACCGTCAACCTGCTGATCTCCCTCCTGGCGACCGTCGCCGCCGCGATCGCCGGGCTGCTGGGCCGCGAGCGCCGGGAGCACGCGGTGGCGCTGCGCGCGCAGGAGGTCGTCGAGGCCGTCTCCGCTGAACGGCTGCGCATCGCGCGGGAGTTGCACGATCTGGTCGCCCACAGCATCGGCGTGATCGCGATCCAGGCCGGCGTCGGCGCCCGCATCATCGCCACCCGGCCCGACGACGCCGCGGAGGCGCTGCGGACCATCGAGACCACCAGCCGGGAGACCCTCGCCGGGCTGCGCCGCACCCTGGTGTCACTCCGTCAGGCCGATGACGACGACCCCTCGCTCTCCCCCACCCCGGGCCTGGCCGACCTGGAACGGCTGGCCGCCGCCACCGGCGACGCGGGCGTCCGCGTCGAGCTCCGCCGCACCGGAGAGCGGCGCCCGCTGCCCGCCGAGGTCGACCTCTCCGCGTACCGGATCGTCCAGGAGGCGCTCACCAACGTGGTCCGCCACGCGGGCGTCGGGCGGTGCCGGGTCACCGTGGACCAGGGCGACACCGAACTGCTGGTGGAGATCGTGGACGACGGGCGCGGCCCCGTGCCCCGCGGCGGGGGAAGCACCGGATTCGGGCTGATCGGCATGCGCGAACGCGCCGCCCTGCTCGGCGGGCGGCTCAGCGGCGGACCCCGCCCCGAGGGCGGCTTCCGGGTCGCCGCCCACCTGCCGCTGCCCGTCCGTACCGCCGTGGAGGTTCGATGA
- a CDS encoding response regulator transcription factor codes for MTVRILLVDDQPLVRSGLRLLMGDQDGLEVVGEAGGGAEAVRLAAELAPDVVVMDIRMPGMDGIEATRLITADPAGTARVLMLTTFDEDDHVYGSLRAGASGFVVKDMALDDILAAIRVVAAGEALLAPTVTRRLIADFVTRGAPIAAGTATVRPVEGITDREREVLTLIGRGRSNTEIAEDLHITVATAKSHVSRLLTKLDARDRVQLVITAYETGLVTASE; via the coding sequence ATGACCGTCCGGATCCTGCTCGTCGACGACCAGCCGCTGGTCCGCTCCGGCCTGCGCCTTCTGATGGGAGACCAGGACGGTCTGGAGGTGGTCGGCGAGGCGGGCGGCGGCGCCGAGGCCGTCCGGCTGGCTGCCGAACTCGCCCCCGACGTCGTGGTGATGGACATCCGGATGCCCGGCATGGACGGCATCGAGGCAACCCGGCTGATCACCGCCGACCCGGCCGGGACGGCCCGTGTCCTGATGCTCACCACTTTCGACGAGGACGACCACGTCTACGGCTCCCTGCGCGCCGGGGCCAGCGGCTTCGTGGTCAAGGACATGGCGCTGGACGACATCCTCGCCGCGATCCGCGTCGTGGCGGCGGGCGAGGCGCTGCTCGCCCCCACCGTGACCCGCCGTCTCATCGCCGACTTCGTCACCCGCGGCGCGCCCATCGCCGCCGGCACGGCGACCGTCCGCCCGGTCGAGGGCATCACCGACCGCGAACGCGAGGTCCTCACCCTGATCGGCCGGGGCCGCTCCAACACCGAGATCGCCGAGGACCTCCACATCACGGTGGCCACCGCCAAGTCCCACGTCTCCCGCCTGCTCACCAAGCTCGACGCCCGCGACCGCGTCCAACTCGTCATCACCGCGTACGAGACGGGCCTCGTCACGGCGTCCGAATAG
- a CDS encoding Uma2 family endonuclease: MNLPAAGRTGPWTVEDVLALPDDARHRVELVGGSLLLSPEPDVAHRWAGLRFAMLLGAAIDADGEPQLFQVLESAHVAVPDGLLAPYLVLADVGAGTAAGSGAPLGADSVVAVVEVSSPATRAVDEALKARLYAAAGVPHYWRVELDPVPRLRLGRLRPGGYVDRIVEAGETTRLDDPFLLDIDPAVLRR; the protein is encoded by the coding sequence GTGAACCTTCCCGCCGCGGGCCGCACGGGGCCCTGGACCGTCGAGGACGTCCTGGCCCTGCCCGACGACGCACGCCACCGCGTCGAGCTCGTCGGGGGATCCCTCCTGCTGAGCCCGGAGCCCGACGTCGCGCACCGATGGGCCGGCCTGCGCTTCGCCATGCTCCTGGGCGCCGCCATCGACGCGGACGGCGAACCGCAGCTGTTCCAGGTGCTGGAGTCGGCCCACGTCGCCGTCCCGGACGGCCTGCTGGCCCCCTACCTGGTGCTCGCCGACGTGGGCGCGGGGACGGCGGCGGGATCCGGAGCGCCCCTCGGCGCCGACAGCGTGGTGGCCGTCGTCGAGGTCTCCTCACCTGCGACCCGGGCCGTCGACGAGGCGCTGAAGGCGCGCCTGTACGCGGCCGCGGGCGTCCCCCACTACTGGCGCGTCGAACTCGACCCGGTCCCGCGCCTGCGCCTGGGGCGTCTGCGGCCGGGCGGCTACGTCGACCGGATCGTCGAAGCCGGCGAGACCACCCGGCTCGACGACCCGTTCCTCCTCGACATCGATCCCGCGGTGCTGCGCCGGTGA
- a CDS encoding beta-ketoacyl-ACP synthase III, with protein sequence MTTTPAPRIRALGHHQPERVLTNDDLAAMVDTSDEWIRRRTGIATRRIAAPDESVTDLAAAAAAKALAAAGLDPADIGLVTVATCSAVDRCPSIAAQVAGRLAIPSAVAFDLNNGCAGFCTALAVADHSLRAGAARHALVIGAEKMSDVTDWTDRRTCVLLGDGAGAAVLSADGAATGGFGIGPVVWGSDPTRGDAVRLQGAWQPTFEQEGQTVFRWATTTLPDLAREACARAGLTPADLAGVVTHQANLRIIEAALRPLGLPEHTVVARDVVDSGNTSAASVPIALAKLVERGELPTGGPVLLLGFGGGLSWAGQVVAAP encoded by the coding sequence GTGACCACGACGCCCGCACCCCGGATCCGCGCCCTCGGACACCACCAGCCCGAACGCGTCCTGACCAATGACGACTTGGCGGCCATGGTCGACACCAGCGACGAGTGGATCCGGCGGCGCACCGGCATCGCCACCCGCCGGATCGCCGCCCCCGACGAATCGGTCACCGACCTCGCCGCGGCCGCCGCCGCCAAGGCCCTCGCCGCCGCCGGACTCGACCCCGCCGACATCGGCCTGGTCACCGTCGCCACCTGCAGCGCGGTCGACCGCTGCCCGTCGATCGCCGCCCAGGTCGCCGGACGGCTCGCGATCCCGTCCGCCGTGGCGTTCGACCTCAACAACGGCTGCGCCGGGTTCTGTACGGCCCTCGCCGTCGCCGACCACTCGCTGCGGGCCGGCGCGGCCCGGCACGCCCTGGTGATCGGCGCGGAGAAGATGTCCGACGTCACCGACTGGACCGACCGGCGCACCTGCGTCCTGCTGGGCGACGGGGCCGGGGCGGCCGTGCTCAGCGCCGATGGGGCAGCCACCGGAGGGTTCGGGATCGGCCCGGTGGTGTGGGGCTCCGACCCGACCCGCGGCGACGCGGTCCGCCTGCAGGGCGCGTGGCAGCCCACCTTCGAACAGGAGGGTCAGACCGTCTTCCGCTGGGCCACCACCACGCTGCCCGACCTCGCCCGCGAGGCCTGCGCCCGCGCCGGCCTCACCCCGGCCGACCTCGCCGGCGTGGTCACCCACCAGGCCAACCTGCGCATCATCGAGGCGGCCCTCCGCCCCCTCGGCCTCCCCGAGCACACCGTCGTCGCCCGGGACGTCGTCGACTCCGGCAACACCTCCGCCGCGTCCGTGCCGATCGCCCTCGCCAAACTCGTCGAACGCGGCGAACTGCCCACCGGCGGACCGGTCCTCCTGCTCGGCTTCGGCGGCGGCCTGTCCTGGGCCGGCCAGGTGGTCGCGGCTCCCTGA
- a CDS encoding TetR/AcrR family transcriptional regulator, with protein MSPRKSAAEARRTRERIVGRSVAIASVDGLDGLTLGRLAADLEMSKAGVLGHFGTKEALQLAALAEASAIYTRLVWEPAADLPPGLTRLRAVCEYWVDYLETARDIFPGGCLFTTASVEFDARPGPLHDAVRRLQLRWRRVLLTDLTTAVANGELPADTDPEQLCFELVGLYLGLNQSIQLLADPHAPARTRRALDRLLTPPPR; from the coding sequence ATGAGCCCCAGGAAGTCCGCCGCCGAAGCCCGCCGCACCCGCGAGCGGATCGTCGGCCGCTCGGTCGCGATCGCCTCCGTCGACGGCCTGGACGGACTCACCCTGGGCCGCCTCGCCGCCGACCTGGAGATGAGCAAGGCGGGCGTCCTCGGCCACTTCGGCACCAAGGAGGCCCTCCAGCTCGCGGCACTCGCCGAGGCCTCGGCGATCTACACGCGCCTGGTCTGGGAGCCCGCCGCCGACCTGCCGCCCGGCCTCACCCGCCTGCGGGCGGTCTGCGAGTACTGGGTGGACTACCTGGAGACGGCGCGCGACATCTTCCCCGGCGGCTGCCTCTTCACCACCGCCTCGGTCGAGTTCGACGCCAGGCCGGGCCCGCTGCACGACGCCGTCCGCCGCCTCCAACTCCGCTGGCGCCGCGTCCTGCTGACCGACCTGACCACCGCCGTCGCCAACGGCGAACTCCCCGCCGACACCGACCCCGAGCAGCTCTGCTTCGAACTCGTCGGCCTCTACCTCGGCCTCAACCAGTCCATCCAGCTCCTCGCCGACCCCCACGCCCCCGCCCGCACCCGCCGCGCCCTCGACCGCCTTCTCACCCCACCGCCCCGCTGA